The Lasioglossum baleicum chromosome 5, iyLasBale1, whole genome shotgun sequence genome segment ATAAACATTTTACTCATAAGACGACAATTCCTAAAATCGTATTATATATCTTGCGGTTACAGTGCCGTTAGTGTTGTGTAAAACAAACAATATATCTCTGTTACTTGTCAAGCGTCGACGCATCGACCTGTTTGTCAAAAGTCTGCTCATCgacatattaaaaatgaattgtaGTCAATTGTAAATATATCGATTAAGAAATTATCACAGATTAACGCTGTGTGGGAGGAAGACACAGTgagcaaatttttttaatgataCCTTAAACGATAGCATCTATTTATATCTGAAAATTGTATCTAAATGGAATGCATCATCGTAAAGGCCGATGTATTGGCGTTTTTGAAGATGGAGGCACCTAGAAGTATAATTCGTTATTTATACTTATGTCAAATATAATATTTCgagataatataattaattaccaTTGCTCCGATACGATATAGGTAACGATTTCTGATACTAATGTCAGACTGCGGTTGTAAAAGTTCATCGGTTGATAAATCTGAAGTAGATTCCGCAGATAACAATTTTTCCCTTTCGAGACTTTCAGGTGTGCATCGAGTACTCTCATGTTTCTCTCTTTGGCCTGGAGTCATATTTAAATAACCACTACTTGTTGCCGCGTCCAGCAACCAGATCGCAACAGAAGTTATCAGGGAAACTGTTAAAGATATGTTAATCGTATTATCGTTACaagtattatatacatataaagttGAGAGGCAAGgtgataataaatatataataaatataaggaACAGAAAACATACTCCACAGCCAAACCAAGAAAAACATCTCAAGCATAAAGTATCCACTTTTGTCCACAATTATTCCAGCCAAAATACTAACTATTGCCAGGCCTAGATTCTGTCCAGCTTGGGCGCTGTAAATAGACAAGATGATACACAAAATAAATTGCATATACCCTGACTAGATTAAGTTTGAATCTTGAATGTAGCTATACTTACATCCCATAAGCAGTACCAAGCTGATATTCCGGAGTAACAAGTGCAATTAACGGCCACAAGCTACTGGCAAGCATGGAGTATGCTAATCCCATGAGAATCATGCAGACATAAGGACTCTGATACGTGAATGCAAGTAATCCATGAGCCACTATAGTTGCAACAATTCCGATAAATACCCATAACACATTCTTTCCAGTTCTATCGACAACCCATCCGAAAATGGGGGATGCGATAGCAGATATGGAATATACGAGAGAGTTCACTGTGTTCGCATTGGATGGGTCAAATGAATATTTCCGTTCGAAAAACACCCTAAGAAAACAACgaataatattagatacaaaATACATGGTGATCCACCTAAGCTTTTAAAAGCGATACTTGAGTTCGTATCATTAATTACTGTGTAATGAGtttagtaaaaaatatttcaggtAAAAGTTgaatgtattatatctgaaaggATATCATATGAAAAATTTGACATCAGAAAAGCTAATCATGCCATGTTGTATGTCCTTTTTCACTAAATCATTACTCATGCAGCAATTAATACAGTTTCAGTTACACACTCCGCTTTGTATGTAAAACAGAATTACAAAACACTTCTATCTAATCATACTTACTTGCCTAAAGCAATGAAtgggaatattgaaatataataggCGATGCAAATTAAAGTGATTAACCAGAACATAGGTTTAAAGTCTTTA includes the following:
- the LOC143208670 gene encoding lysosomal dipeptide transporter MFSD1: MEGGILETPETTLDRSDDEIALQGFCSPKRLPFRFVGLALMSIVGFGAYFCYDNPGALQDNFKTDLQMSTSKFVLLYSIYSWPNVVLCFIGGFLLDSVFGIRLGTIIYMGLTLIGQIIFATGAIFNAFWLMMLGRFVFGIGSESLAVAQNSYAVLWFKGKELNMVFGLQLSFARVGSTVNFLVMEPIYKFVSQYYKGPECIGVVLLLASLTCVGSMICACVLGAMDKRAERLLRRGEGQEPEVVSLTDVKDFKPMFWLITLICIAYYISIFPFIALGKVFFERKYSFDPSNANTVNSLVYSISAIASPIFGWVVDRTGKNVLWVFIGIVATIVAHGLLAFTYQSPYVCMILMGLAYSMLASSLWPLIALVTPEYQLGTAYGIAQAGQNLGLAIVSILAGIIVDKSGYFMLEMFFLVWLWISLITSVAIWLLDAATSSGYLNMTPGQREKHESTRCTPESLEREKLLSAESTSDLSTDELLQPQSDISIRNRYLYRIGAMVPPSSKTPIHRPLR